A genomic region of Streptosporangium lutulentum contains the following coding sequences:
- a CDS encoding VanZ family protein — protein sequence MQQAWYVWGNIIISAFLAIPVALIGIYLLTFHRIRNGYPFPARTAVADVVMVIGTAPWLWMILTPGKGEAGLSLIPLKDLSAMLQGPVETAFVQVGGNLLVFAALGAMLPVRSARFASLARIAGVAAAASLTVELLQYGLRLGRVSSVDDVLVNTAGAALAAIVTRRWWVSRIAARTVPR from the coding sequence ATGCAACAGGCATGGTATGTGTGGGGAAATATCATTATTTCGGCTTTTCTGGCGATACCGGTGGCCCTCATAGGTATTTACCTTCTCACCTTTCATCGCATCCGAAACGGATATCCGTTCCCCGCCCGTACCGCCGTCGCCGATGTGGTCATGGTGATCGGAACCGCCCCCTGGCTGTGGATGATCCTCACCCCGGGAAAGGGCGAGGCGGGCCTCAGTCTCATCCCGTTGAAGGACCTTTCAGCGATGCTACAAGGGCCGGTCGAGACGGCCTTCGTGCAGGTGGGAGGCAATCTCCTGGTCTTCGCCGCACTCGGCGCGATGCTGCCCGTCCGTTCGGCGCGGTTCGCCTCGCTCGCCCGGATCGCAGGCGTGGCGGCCGCCGCCTCACTCACCGTGGAACTCCTCCAGTACGGCCTGCGCCTCGGCCGGGTGAGCTCCGTCGACGACGTGTTGGTCAACACGGCGGGTGCCGCACTGGCCGCGATCGTCACGCGCCGATGGTGGGTCTCGCGAATAGCGGCTAGGACCGTTCCACGATAA
- a CDS encoding gamma carbonic anhydrase family protein — MNDEPYIAALDGDAIPQIHPDAYVAPGATIVGRVRLGRAASVWYGAVVRGDNEAIEIAEECNVQDLCCLHTDPGEPVLLEQRVSLGHRAVVHGAHVEAGALVGIGAIVLNGARIGAGSLVAAGALVGPGKKIPAGVLVAGVPGRIVRELTDDDRASFARTSATYMAKAARHRAATTVPPA, encoded by the coding sequence ATGAACGACGAGCCGTACATCGCCGCCCTCGACGGCGACGCGATCCCACAGATCCATCCGGACGCCTACGTCGCCCCGGGCGCGACGATCGTCGGCCGGGTACGGCTGGGCCGTGCCGCCAGCGTCTGGTACGGAGCGGTCGTCCGCGGCGACAACGAGGCCATCGAGATCGCGGAGGAGTGCAACGTCCAGGACCTGTGCTGCCTGCACACCGACCCCGGAGAGCCCGTCCTGCTCGAACAAAGGGTGAGCCTGGGACACAGGGCCGTGGTGCACGGCGCCCACGTGGAGGCCGGCGCGCTCGTCGGCATCGGGGCGATCGTGCTCAACGGCGCCAGGATCGGCGCGGGTTCGCTGGTCGCGGCCGGCGCCCTGGTGGGCCCGGGCAAGAAGATCCCGGCCGGGGTGCTCGTCGCGGGCGTCCCCGGAAGGATCGTCCGTGAGCTCACCGACGACGACCGCGCCTCCTTCGCCCGGACCTCCGCCACCTACATGGCCAAGGCCGCGCGACACCGGGCCGCGACCACCGTCCCCCCGGCATGA
- a CDS encoding TetR/AcrR family transcriptional regulator produces MSEPPTGSPASEPSPGEPATAVRRRPGRRPGTADTRGQILAAARETFSEKGFDKATIRGIARRAGVDPALVHHYFAGKEGVFVAAMELPITPDNVIPAILAGPREEIGERLARFILTMTSDAEARQPVLALLRTAMTNDQMVVMIREFMTQALLNRVAEILQIPPIRMEVAFAQMFGVILMRYVVKLEPLASVEIEELVELLAPTIQRYLDPPD; encoded by the coding sequence ATGAGCGAACCTCCGACCGGATCTCCCGCGAGCGAGCCCTCCCCGGGCGAGCCGGCGACGGCGGTCAGAAGACGTCCGGGACGCAGACCGGGGACGGCCGACACGCGGGGGCAGATTCTCGCGGCGGCGCGCGAGACCTTCTCGGAGAAGGGGTTCGACAAGGCGACCATCCGGGGCATCGCCCGCCGGGCGGGGGTGGACCCGGCGCTGGTCCACCACTATTTCGCCGGCAAGGAGGGCGTGTTCGTCGCCGCCATGGAGCTGCCGATCACCCCCGACAACGTCATCCCGGCGATTCTCGCGGGGCCGCGAGAGGAGATCGGTGAGCGGCTGGCCCGGTTCATCCTGACGATGACCTCGGACGCCGAGGCCCGCCAGCCCGTACTGGCGCTGCTCCGCACCGCGATGACCAACGATCAGATGGTCGTCATGATCCGGGAGTTCATGACGCAGGCGTTGCTGAACCGGGTCGCGGAGATCCTCCAGATCCCGCCGATCCGGATGGAGGTGGCCTTCGCCCAGATGTTCGGCGTGATCCTGATGCGGTACGTCGTCAAGCTCGAACCCCTGGCCTCGGTCGAGATCGAGGAGCTGGTCGAGCTGCTCGCACCCACGATCCAGCGCTATCTCGATCCACCTGACTGA
- a CDS encoding low temperature requirement protein A, with translation MSDQPAGPARHPGATSGRDPHEPRRTVTPLEIFFDLVLVVAVWQAAESLHRAIVEDHVLEGVAGYAAVFFAIWWAWVSWTWFSSAFDNDDTIHRVSAFVQMFGALVLAAGVAPAFAGDSGIAVSGYAIMRFAMAGQWLRVAAVDPGMRPAALRFAVGIAGVQILWIARLAVPGVWGAVAFVLLCAVELAIPWWAERERITPWHPRHIADRHMVFTMIVLGETVLASTIAFRAGMAAGASFSVLFLGGLSGFALVCSMWWLCNVPPARRLLHDNRHAFVWSYGHYFVLSSIAASGAGLAAIIALKVGPLSDFSVMAVRGAVAIPVALFLLSVWFVHIRPHRPRSALSASYPVTALLVLLVVFTPLPLELTALIMVGAVFAVEVTQGDPD, from the coding sequence ATGAGCGATCAGCCCGCCGGGCCGGCTCGGCATCCCGGCGCGACGTCCGGCCGTGATCCACATGAGCCTCGCCGGACGGTCACCCCGCTGGAGATCTTCTTCGACCTCGTCCTCGTGGTCGCCGTGTGGCAGGCGGCGGAGAGCCTCCACCGCGCGATCGTCGAGGACCACGTGCTGGAAGGCGTGGCCGGTTACGCGGCGGTGTTCTTCGCCATCTGGTGGGCGTGGGTCAGCTGGACGTGGTTCTCAAGCGCCTTCGACAACGACGACACGATCCACCGGGTCTCCGCCTTCGTGCAGATGTTCGGGGCACTGGTGCTCGCAGCCGGGGTGGCACCGGCCTTCGCGGGGGATTCCGGCATCGCGGTGAGCGGCTATGCGATCATGCGGTTCGCCATGGCCGGCCAGTGGTTGCGCGTGGCGGCCGTCGACCCCGGCATGCGTCCGGCGGCCCTGCGGTTCGCCGTGGGCATCGCCGGGGTCCAGATCCTCTGGATCGCTCGCCTCGCGGTTCCCGGGGTGTGGGGCGCGGTGGCGTTCGTCCTGCTCTGTGCGGTGGAGCTGGCCATTCCATGGTGGGCCGAGCGGGAACGGATCACGCCCTGGCACCCGCGCCACATCGCCGACCGTCACATGGTCTTCACCATGATCGTGTTAGGCGAGACGGTGCTCGCCTCGACGATCGCGTTCAGGGCGGGGATGGCGGCCGGGGCTTCCTTCTCCGTCCTGTTTCTTGGGGGACTCAGCGGGTTCGCCCTCGTGTGCTCGATGTGGTGGCTCTGCAACGTCCCGCCCGCCCGTCGCCTCCTCCACGACAACCGCCACGCCTTCGTCTGGAGCTACGGCCACTACTTCGTCCTCTCCTCGATCGCGGCCTCCGGGGCCGGGCTCGCGGCGATCATCGCGCTCAAGGTCGGCCCGTTGAGCGATTTCTCCGTGATGGCGGTCAGGGGGGCCGTCGCGATTCCGGTCGCTCTCTTCCTGCTGAGCGTCTGGTTCGTGCACATCCGGCCGCACCGTCCCCGCTCCGCCCTCAGCGCCTCGTATCCGGTCACGGCCCTGCTGGTGCTGCTCGTCGTGTTCACGCCTCTGCCGCTGGAGCTGACCGCTCTGATCATGGTCGGCGCCGTCTTCGCCGTGGAGGTCACCCAAGGCGACCCGGATTGA
- the kynU gene encoding kynureninase has product MAISRAECVALDVDDPVKHFRDDFVLPDGTIYLVGNSLGAPPKAALAAVTRTVEEEWGGRLVSGWNVSGWFDLPLTTGDRLAPLIGAGPGQVVVGETTSIAIVKAVSAALGLRRDRRVIISDLASFPTDRYMVEGLVKALGGYEIRDLRDLRDGEDLGDVLSGALADDVACVLLSQVDYRTGVRHDADAVTAQVQAAGALMIWDLCHSAGAMQVDMSEADFAVGCTYKYLNGGPGAPAFIYVHPRHQAEAEHMLTGWHGHAAPFAFEPGFRPADGIRRFTVSTPHVLSYAPLNAALDIWERVDMAEVRAKSVALTSLFIELVEEFCAPYGLTLVSPRDPGRRGSQVGFSHPDGYPIMRALIDRGVHGDFRAPDVLRFGFAPLYIRFADVYDAAATLAEVLEKEHWRDERYQRRLAVT; this is encoded by the coding sequence GTGGCCATCAGCCGCGCGGAGTGCGTCGCACTCGACGTCGACGATCCCGTCAAGCACTTCAGGGATGATTTCGTCCTTCCCGACGGGACGATCTATCTGGTCGGAAACTCCCTCGGCGCCCCGCCGAAGGCCGCCCTGGCCGCGGTGACGCGGACCGTGGAGGAGGAGTGGGGAGGACGCCTGGTCTCCGGCTGGAACGTCTCCGGCTGGTTCGACCTGCCGCTGACCACCGGTGACCGGCTCGCTCCGCTGATCGGTGCTGGTCCCGGCCAGGTCGTGGTGGGCGAGACCACCTCGATCGCGATCGTCAAGGCCGTCTCCGCCGCCCTGGGTCTCCGCCGGGACCGCCGCGTGATCATTTCCGACCTGGCCAGCTTCCCGACCGACCGGTACATGGTCGAGGGACTGGTCAAGGCGCTGGGCGGCTACGAGATCCGCGACCTCCGTGACCTCCGCGACGGCGAGGACCTCGGAGACGTGCTCTCGGGCGCGCTCGCCGACGACGTCGCGTGCGTGCTCCTGTCGCAGGTGGACTACAGGACGGGAGTCCGCCACGACGCGGACGCGGTGACCGCGCAGGTCCAGGCGGCGGGCGCGCTGATGATCTGGGACCTGTGCCACAGCGCCGGAGCCATGCAGGTGGACATGTCCGAGGCCGACTTCGCCGTCGGATGCACGTACAAGTATCTCAACGGCGGCCCGGGAGCCCCCGCGTTCATCTACGTCCACCCCCGCCACCAGGCCGAGGCGGAGCACATGCTGACCGGCTGGCACGGTCATGCGGCGCCGTTCGCGTTCGAGCCCGGCTTCCGCCCCGCCGACGGCATCCGCCGCTTCACCGTGAGCACCCCGCACGTGCTGTCCTACGCTCCGCTCAACGCGGCGCTGGACATCTGGGAGCGGGTGGACATGGCCGAGGTGCGAGCCAAGAGCGTGGCGCTGACCTCGCTGTTCATCGAGCTCGTCGAGGAGTTCTGCGCGCCGTACGGCCTCACGCTGGTCTCGCCCCGCGATCCCGGGCGCCGCGGCAGCCAGGTCGGGTTCAGCCACCCCGACGGCTATCCGATCATGCGCGCCCTGATCGACCGCGGCGTGCACGGCGACTTCCGCGCTCCCGACGTGCTCCGGTTCGGTTTCGCGCCGCTCTACATCCGGTTCGCCGACGTCTACGACGCGGCCGCGACCCTGGCCGAGGTGCTGGAGAAGGAGCACTGGCGAGACGAGCGGTATCAGCGGCGCCTCGCCGTCACCTGA
- a CDS encoding GntR family transcriptional regulator, whose amino-acid sequence MQQSPVPPESPIYRRIADGLREAILAGDLQDGDRLPGENALMVQYGIARATARQALSVLINEGLAVPKRGSGVYVRQFRPIRRHGSRRLSREQWERGQAIWDSDTRGRPYTVDDVNIDKEVAEDFVARVLNSTEVWVRRRRYSVDGRPVQLAVSHFPADLVQDTPITQENTGPGGVYARLGDLGLAPAHFTEEVRARMPHPHETVQLDLPAGTPVIVIGRIAYTAAGVPVEVNEMVLDSASYVLQYDFDS is encoded by the coding sequence GTGCAGCAGTCCCCCGTACCTCCCGAATCCCCGATTTATCGGCGCATCGCCGATGGGCTTCGCGAAGCGATCCTGGCCGGTGATCTCCAAGACGGGGATCGGCTTCCGGGAGAGAACGCCCTGATGGTGCAGTACGGCATAGCCCGTGCGACCGCCCGGCAGGCGCTGTCCGTGCTGATCAACGAAGGGCTGGCCGTGCCCAAGCGCGGCTCGGGAGTGTACGTCAGGCAGTTCCGCCCCATCAGGCGGCACGGCTCGCGGCGGCTCTCCCGCGAACAGTGGGAACGCGGCCAGGCGATCTGGGACTCCGACACCAGAGGCCGCCCCTACACCGTGGACGACGTGAACATCGACAAGGAGGTGGCGGAGGACTTCGTGGCAAGGGTGCTGAACAGCACCGAGGTGTGGGTACGGCGGCGCCGCTACTCGGTGGACGGGCGGCCGGTCCAACTCGCCGTCTCCCATTTCCCTGCCGACCTGGTCCAGGACACACCGATCACACAGGAGAACACCGGCCCGGGAGGCGTCTACGCGCGCCTTGGCGATCTCGGTCTCGCCCCGGCGCACTTCACCGAGGAGGTGCGTGCTCGCATGCCCCACCCTCACGAGACCGTCCAGCTCGACCTTCCCGCCGGCACTCCGGTCATCGTGATCGGCAGGATCGCCTACACCGCGGCCGGCGTCCCCGTCGAGGTCAACGAGATGGTCCTTGACTCGGCCTCTTATGTACTCCAGTACGACTTCGACTCATAG
- a CDS encoding glycosyltransferase, giving the protein MRGDVRSVVNLAGELAERHDVEILSVRRHREKPFFPVAPGVELSWVVDAYSGARRLLPRGQMSTEVALWRRLRAIKADVLISTRPGLSVQVARHAPRDMVRIAREWGRPPVPGPIKKFYPRLDAVVTATETSRKEWELLLGEGVGVQLIPDALPAGPWPRSRMDNRIVAAGGRWVPLKAHDRLIRAFAVIADRCPDWRLRLYGGGPEEKHLRALVQDLNLHNHVYFMGTTSDLTGEFAKASIVATTSRAEVLGMTVIEAMASGVPVIGFDSPRGPGEFVADGRSGVLVPEGEGEIEAYASALLELIDDERRRRELAVGALRAAAAYEASSVADRWEKLIAATSHRV; this is encoded by the coding sequence ATGCGCGGTGACGTCCGTTCCGTGGTCAACCTCGCGGGGGAACTCGCGGAACGCCACGACGTCGAGATCCTCAGCGTTCGGCGTCACAGGGAGAAGCCCTTCTTCCCCGTGGCGCCCGGGGTGGAACTGTCCTGGGTGGTCGACGCGTATTCCGGTGCGCGCCGCCTGCTCCCGCGGGGCCAGATGAGCACCGAGGTCGCCCTGTGGCGGCGGCTGCGCGCGATCAAGGCCGACGTGCTGATCAGCACCCGGCCGGGGCTCAGCGTCCAGGTGGCCAGGCACGCGCCGCGCGACATGGTGCGCATCGCGCGTGAGTGGGGTCGACCGCCGGTGCCGGGACCGATCAAGAAGTTCTATCCGCGTCTGGACGCGGTCGTCACCGCCACCGAGACGAGCCGCAAGGAGTGGGAACTCCTGCTGGGCGAGGGCGTCGGGGTCCAGCTGATCCCGGACGCGCTGCCCGCCGGGCCCTGGCCGCGCTCGCGGATGGACAACCGCATCGTCGCGGCGGGCGGGCGCTGGGTGCCGCTGAAGGCCCACGACCGGCTGATCCGCGCGTTCGCCGTCATCGCCGACAGGTGCCCCGACTGGCGGCTGCGCCTGTACGGCGGAGGCCCGGAGGAAAAGCATCTGCGGGCCCTGGTCCAGGACCTGAACCTGCACAACCACGTCTACTTCATGGGGACGACCTCCGACCTGACCGGCGAGTTCGCCAAAGCGTCGATCGTGGCGACGACCTCCAGGGCGGAGGTGCTCGGGATGACCGTGATCGAGGCGATGGCCAGCGGGGTTCCCGTGATCGGGTTCGACAGCCCGAGAGGGCCGGGCGAGTTCGTGGCCGACGGCCGCAGCGGGGTTCTGGTCCCCGAGGGCGAGGGTGAGATCGAGGCCTACGCCTCCGCGCTGCTCGAACTCATCGACGACGAACGCCGGCGCCGGGAGCTCGCGGTGGGGGCGCTGAGGGCCGCGGCCGCCTACGAGGCGTCCTCGGTGGCCGACCGGTGGGAGAAACTGATCGCGGCCACTTCTCACCGTGTCTGA
- a CDS encoding heterodisulfide reductase-related iron-sulfur binding cluster, translating into MLWVAIIGLIMTAVAVTLAARRVLFLYKLATIGPAAPERIEYARNNVGEEIKAQLVEVLGQRKLLKWTASGVAHAFVMWAFLILATVYLEAYGSLIQGAITGTPDFHIPLIGTWAVLGFLQDFIAVAAFFGLVAFAVIRIKNSPKKLGRRSRFSGSHLGGAWLVLFMIFNVIWTMLLFRGAAINTGNLPYASGAFASEAAAAVLRPLGDSANEVIEHVGLLLHIGVMLVFLVIVVNSKHLHIFTAPLNVMFSRRPDGMGAAQPLRIDGKVVDFEDENLDGDRLGRGKIEDTTWKGFLDFYTCTECGRCQDQCPAWNTDKPLSPKMLILEQRDHAFKVAPYLMATEEQRADLHEDVLSLLNKPLVGEDGVIHPDVLWSCTNCGACVEQCPVDIEHIDHILDMRRYQAMVESNFPSEAGVMVKNLENKGNPWGMSEMKRADWIEELASRDDDPIEIQLIDEKMPEDTEYLFWVGCAGALEDRAKKTTKAVAELLHIAGVKFAVLGPMEACTGDPARRLGMEYLFDMLAKQNIETLNEAGVKKIVATCPHCFNTLANEYPQLGGTYEVVHHTQLLAKLVDEGKLIPVTPIEEKITYHDPCFLGRHNKVYSQPRDIMAKVPGVQTQEMHRHKDRGFCCGAGGARMWMEERLGKRINTERVDEALTTDPDTISTACPFCLVMLGDSINEKKSSGEAKETLEVVDVSQLLIKSIKGQPVGAS; encoded by the coding sequence GTGCTCTGGGTAGCGATCATCGGGCTGATCATGACAGCCGTCGCGGTCACGCTTGCCGCGCGCCGTGTGCTGTTCCTCTACAAGCTCGCGACCATCGGGCCGGCCGCGCCCGAGCGGATCGAATACGCCAGGAACAACGTCGGCGAGGAGATCAAGGCCCAGCTGGTCGAGGTCCTGGGGCAGAGGAAACTGCTGAAGTGGACGGCCTCCGGCGTCGCGCACGCCTTCGTGATGTGGGCGTTCCTCATCCTGGCGACCGTCTACCTTGAGGCGTACGGCTCCCTGATCCAGGGCGCGATCACCGGCACTCCCGACTTCCACATCCCGCTCATCGGGACCTGGGCCGTTCTGGGCTTCCTGCAGGACTTCATCGCCGTCGCGGCCTTCTTCGGCCTGGTCGCCTTCGCGGTCATCAGGATCAAGAACTCGCCGAAGAAGCTGGGACGCAGGTCCCGCTTCTCGGGATCGCACCTCGGCGGCGCCTGGCTCGTCCTCTTCATGATCTTCAACGTGATCTGGACGATGCTCCTCTTCCGCGGTGCGGCGATCAACACCGGCAACCTCCCCTACGCCTCCGGGGCGTTCGCCTCCGAGGCCGCGGCCGCGGTGCTGCGACCGCTGGGCGACTCGGCCAACGAGGTGATCGAGCACGTCGGGCTGCTCCTGCACATCGGCGTCATGCTGGTGTTCCTCGTCATCGTGGTGAACTCCAAGCACCTGCACATCTTCACCGCGCCGCTGAACGTGATGTTCTCCCGCCGTCCCGACGGCATGGGCGCGGCGCAGCCGCTGCGGATCGACGGCAAGGTCGTCGACTTCGAGGACGAGAACCTCGACGGCGACAGGCTCGGCCGGGGCAAGATCGAGGACACCACCTGGAAGGGGTTCCTCGACTTCTACACCTGTACCGAGTGCGGGCGCTGCCAGGACCAGTGCCCGGCCTGGAACACCGACAAGCCGCTGTCACCGAAGATGCTCATCCTCGAACAGCGCGACCACGCCTTCAAGGTCGCGCCGTACCTGATGGCCACCGAGGAGCAGCGCGCCGACCTGCACGAGGACGTCCTCTCCCTGCTGAACAAGCCCCTGGTCGGCGAGGACGGCGTCATCCACCCGGACGTGCTCTGGTCCTGCACCAACTGCGGCGCCTGCGTCGAGCAGTGCCCGGTGGACATCGAGCACATCGACCACATCCTCGACATGCGCCGCTACCAGGCGATGGTGGAGTCGAACTTCCCGTCCGAGGCCGGCGTCATGGTCAAGAACCTGGAGAACAAGGGCAACCCGTGGGGGATGTCCGAGATGAAGCGGGCCGACTGGATCGAGGAGCTCGCGAGCCGCGACGACGATCCGATCGAGATCCAGCTCATCGACGAGAAGATGCCCGAGGACACCGAATACCTGTTCTGGGTCGGCTGCGCGGGAGCCCTGGAGGACCGGGCCAAGAAGACCACCAAGGCGGTCGCGGAGTTGCTGCACATCGCGGGCGTCAAGTTCGCGGTGCTCGGCCCGATGGAGGCCTGCACCGGTGACCCGGCCCGCCGCCTGGGCATGGAGTACCTCTTCGACATGCTGGCCAAGCAGAACATCGAGACGCTGAACGAGGCCGGGGTCAAGAAGATCGTCGCGACCTGCCCGCACTGCTTCAACACCCTCGCCAACGAATACCCGCAACTCGGCGGCACCTACGAGGTGGTCCACCACACCCAGCTGCTGGCGAAGCTGGTGGACGAGGGCAAGCTGATCCCGGTCACCCCGATCGAAGAGAAGATCACCTACCACGACCCGTGCTTCCTCGGCCGCCACAACAAGGTGTACTCCCAGCCGCGGGACATCATGGCCAAGGTCCCCGGAGTGCAGACCCAGGAGATGCACCGCCACAAGGATCGCGGCTTCTGCTGCGGCGCGGGCGGCGCGCGGATGTGGATGGAGGAGCGGCTCGGAAAGCGCATCAACACCGAGCGTGTGGACGAGGCGCTGACCACCGACCCGGACACCATCTCCACCGCGTGCCCGTTCTGCCTGGTCATGCTGGGTGACTCGATCAACGAGAAGAAGAGTTCGGGCGAGGCCAAGGAGACCCTGGAGGTCGTGGACGTCTCCCAGCTTCTGATCAAATCCATCAAGGGGCAGCCGGTCGGAGCGTCCTGA
- a CDS encoding metal-sensitive transcriptional regulator, whose translation MHGYSGDKQAYLTRLRRIEGQIRGLQRMVEEDAYCIDVLTQVSAATRALQAVALGLLEDHIGHCVADAINTGGPEAEEKVKEASAAIARLVRS comes from the coding sequence ATGCATGGGTACAGCGGGGACAAGCAGGCTTATCTGACCCGGCTACGGCGGATCGAGGGACAGATCAGGGGCCTGCAGCGGATGGTCGAAGAGGATGCCTACTGCATCGATGTGCTGACACAGGTGTCGGCTGCCACGCGGGCGCTCCAGGCGGTGGCGCTCGGCCTGCTGGAAGACCATATCGGCCACTGCGTGGCCGATGCCATCAACACCGGTGGCCCCGAGGCGGAGGAGAAGGTCAAGGAGGCGTCGGCGGCGATCGCCCGCCTCGTCCGGTCGTGA
- a CDS encoding MmcQ/YjbR family DNA-binding protein has protein sequence MDKWREVRQTLREFALGLPGAYEDHPWGETVVKVNKKIFLFLGVEEPTEKWSPSAGVKLPESGGHALAAEGVKPSGYGLGKAGWVTIPLMGELPETEVLLDWVEESYRAIAPKKLVAELDATG, from the coding sequence ATGGATAAATGGCGTGAGGTCCGTCAGACGCTGCGCGAGTTCGCACTCGGCCTGCCGGGGGCCTACGAGGACCATCCGTGGGGCGAGACCGTCGTCAAGGTCAACAAGAAGATCTTCCTGTTTCTCGGCGTCGAGGAGCCGACCGAGAAGTGGAGCCCGAGCGCCGGGGTGAAGCTGCCGGAGTCAGGTGGCCACGCGCTTGCCGCCGAGGGCGTCAAACCCTCGGGGTACGGGCTCGGCAAGGCGGGGTGGGTGACGATTCCGCTGATGGGCGAGCTGCCGGAGACCGAGGTGCTGCTCGACTGGGTCGAGGAGAGCTACCGGGCGATCGCGCCCAAGAAGCTCGTCGCCGAGCTCGACGCCACCGGTTGA
- the pcaD gene encoding 3-oxoadipate enol-lactonase: MLHYEIAGPAKARPIMLSSSLGTTLEMWDPQMDALTEHFRVIRFDHRGHGRSPANGECSIADLGGDVLELLDRLELPVVSFAGLSLGGMLGMWLAAHAPERIDRLALLCTSAKLSTPEFWSERANAVREGGTASIAEAITARWFTPGYGGREPYIAMLAGISAEGYAACCEAIGGMDLRSDLPLIKAPTLVLAGADDPATPPEHAERIVSGIPGSVLAVLPGAAHLANVEQPEAVSRHLIEHFRQETTTAV, encoded by the coding sequence ATGCTGCATTACGAAATCGCCGGTCCCGCTAAGGCGCGACCGATCATGCTTTCCAGCTCGCTGGGCACCACGCTGGAAATGTGGGACCCGCAGATGGACGCGTTGACCGAGCACTTCCGGGTCATCCGGTTCGACCACCGAGGGCACGGGCGGTCGCCCGCGAACGGGGAGTGCTCGATCGCCGACCTGGGCGGTGACGTGCTGGAACTACTGGATCGTCTGGAGCTGCCCGTGGTCTCCTTCGCCGGGCTCTCACTCGGCGGCATGCTCGGCATGTGGCTGGCCGCGCACGCGCCCGAACGGATCGACCGGCTCGCGCTGCTGTGCACATCGGCCAAGCTGAGCACCCCCGAGTTCTGGTCCGAGCGGGCGAACGCGGTCCGCGAGGGAGGCACAGCGTCGATCGCCGAGGCGATCACCGCCCGGTGGTTCACCCCCGGGTACGGCGGGCGGGAGCCGTACATCGCGATGCTCGCCGGCATCTCCGCCGAGGGCTACGCCGCCTGCTGCGAGGCGATCGGGGGCATGGATCTCCGCTCCGACCTCCCCCTGATCAAGGCGCCCACGCTCGTGCTGGCCGGCGCCGACGACCCCGCCACGCCCCCCGAGCACGCGGAGCGGATCGTCTCCGGCATTCCCGGCTCCGTTCTGGCCGTCCTGCCCGGAGCGGCCCACCTGGCCAACGTCGAGCAGCCGGAGGCGGTTTCGCGGCATCTGATCGAGCACTTCCGTCAAGAGACGACGACCGCGGTCTGA
- a CDS encoding DUF2293 domain-containing protein, producing MSKLERRIVEAAEAALAQRKFVTALDVLTGVGWLYARHVDVWRQGRAPVLEELAAVDGAKMTDAVAMLRRWALAKGLTPSETPYVSGGRDRGELRFVSDGDDSAFRTHWVSPDLSEARRRQLAERQSKAPDLMVVEQPKGWECAGCGGTGPYLIMESAGPHCLTCADMDHLLLLPAGDAALSRRAKKESGLAAVVVRFNARRKRYERLGVLVEESALESAEERCLADEEVRLRRRERDRERRAGEDVEFQDRMAVEITRMFPGCPPERAEEIARHAGLRGSGRVGRTAAAKVFDENAITLAVVASVRHLDTDYDRLLMSGVPRAEARERIRATIDRVLDRWRTNVGAPGHNVPHG from the coding sequence GTGAGCAAACTCGAACGCCGGATCGTGGAGGCGGCGGAGGCCGCGCTCGCGCAGCGGAAATTCGTGACCGCGCTCGACGTGCTGACCGGGGTCGGCTGGCTGTACGCCAGGCACGTGGACGTCTGGCGGCAGGGCAGGGCCCCCGTGCTTGAGGAGCTCGCGGCCGTGGACGGCGCCAAGATGACCGACGCGGTGGCGATGCTCCGGCGCTGGGCGCTGGCCAAGGGGCTCACCCCCAGCGAGACCCCGTACGTCTCGGGCGGCCGCGATCGCGGGGAACTGCGGTTCGTCTCCGACGGGGACGACAGCGCCTTCCGGACCCACTGGGTCTCACCGGATCTGAGCGAGGCCCGGCGGCGGCAGCTCGCCGAGCGGCAGAGCAAGGCTCCCGACCTGATGGTGGTCGAGCAGCCGAAGGGCTGGGAATGCGCGGGCTGCGGCGGCACCGGCCCTTACCTGATCATGGAGAGTGCCGGACCGCACTGCCTGACCTGCGCGGACATGGATCACCTGCTCCTCCTCCCCGCGGGTGACGCGGCGCTCAGCCGCCGGGCCAAGAAGGAGAGCGGGCTGGCCGCCGTGGTGGTCCGGTTCAACGCGCGGCGCAAGCGTTACGAGCGGCTGGGCGTTCTGGTCGAGGAGAGCGCGCTGGAGTCGGCCGAGGAGCGGTGCCTGGCCGACGAGGAGGTACGGCTGCGCCGCCGGGAGCGCGACCGGGAACGGCGGGCCGGAGAGGACGTGGAGTTCCAGGACAGGATGGCCGTGGAGATCACCCGGATGTTCCCCGGCTGCCCGCCCGAACGGGCCGAGGAGATCGCCCGGCACGCCGGCCTGCGGGGCAGCGGCCGAGTGGGCCGGACCGCCGCCGCCAAGGTGTTCGACGAGAACGCGATCACGCTGGCCGTGGTCGCCTCGGTGCGGCACCTCGACACCGACTACGACCGGCTGCTGATGTCGGGGGTGCCCCGCGCCGAGGCCAGGGAGCGGATCCGGGCGACCATCGACCGGGTGCTCGATCGCTGGCGGACGAACGTCGGTGCCCCGGGGCACAATGTGCCGCATGGATAA